A genomic window from Solanum stenotomum isolate F172 chromosome 10, ASM1918654v1, whole genome shotgun sequence includes:
- the LOC125878385 gene encoding RING-H2 finger protein ATL52-like: protein MVSVNSSRTWAPPHMSTRDCSQGFCSLYCPQWCYTIFPPPPPFDFPADDDSGPNFSPLVIGIIGILTSAFLLVSYYVIMSKCCGHRIGLRSRENHLNDSELEENDPSNHEAWNVNTTGLDESLIKSIMVFKYKKGSGLAEGTDCSVCLSEFLDDESLRLLPKCSHAFHVTCIDTWLKSHSNCPLCRSNIVFVTAAPPPLPPPAIEPPLMNERTSENQPENDIEMGVREEDDEEEVVESRVPSKRLITQNMNLLIRRSVSMDQVSRGVLSIADILKIDHDEDCEMGNCPFHDRDVGTSRQEVGEEEEVNTLPHCVPTPMGMKRSFSSGRFMFPKRGRGQNMIIPL, encoded by the coding sequence ATGGTGTCTGTAAACAGTTCAAGAACTTGGGCACCTCCACATATGAGCACAAGGGATTGTTCTCAAGGATTCTGCAGTTTATACTGCCCACAATGGTGTTATACAATCTTCCCCCCTCCACCTCCATTTGACTTCCCAGCTGATGATGATTCTGGTCCAAATTTCTCTCCTCTAGTTATCGGGATCATCGGAATTCTTACTAGTGCTTTCCTTCTAGTTAGCTACTATGTCATAATGTCAAAATGCTGTGGACACAGGATTGGTTTAAGAAGTAGGGAGAATCATCTTAATGATTCAGAACTAGAAGAGAATGATCCTTCAAATCATGAAGCATGGAATGTGAACACAACAGGTTTAGACGAATCTCTGATCAAGTCAATTATGGTGTTTAAGTACAAGAAAGGAAGTGGATTAGCTGAGGGAACTGATTGTTCTGTTTGTCTGAGTGAATTTCTAGATGATGAAAGCCTTAGACTTTTACCAAAATGTAGCCATGCTTTCCATGTGACATGCATCGATACATGGCTGAAATCTCACTCCAATTGCCCTCTCTGTCGCTCTAATATAGTGTTTGTAACTGCTGCACCACCTCCATTACCTCCTCCAGCTATCGAACCTCCTTTGATGAATGAGAGAACCTCTGAAAACCAACCTGAAAATGATATAGAAATGGGGGTCAGAgaggaagatgatgaagaagaagttgtAGAAAGTAGAGTTCCTTCCAAGAGgctaataacacaaaatatgaatCTACTAATAAGAAGATCAGTATCAATGGATCAAGTGTCGCGAGGTGTTTTATCTATAGCTGATATACTAAAGATTGATCACGATGAAGATTGTGAAATGGGGAATTGCCCGTTTCACGATAGAGATGTTGGAACATCAAGACAAGAAgtaggggaagaagaagaagtaaacACCTTACCACATTGTGTGCCAACTCCTATGGGGATGAAGAGATCTTTTTCCAGTGGGAGATTCATGTTCCCTAAACGCGGAAGAGGACAAAACATGATCATCCCATTGTGA